A genomic region of Ficedula albicollis isolate OC2 chromosome 12, FicAlb1.5, whole genome shotgun sequence contains the following coding sequences:
- the LOC101812972 gene encoding antigen-presenting glycoprotein CD1d-like, translating into MQSPRCCLLSLLLYLFLLSGTWANLEGAFTLRLLQTTTFQNTSFTDMEGLGLLEDIELGCLDKHTWSIHFCQPWVRPALPHVDWDTIENLLKVYLQKFRHLINEGAMQRDIPYPFVVQCMAGCVLYSNRTSQAFAYVGYNGQDFLSFDTENVTWTLSQDTELSRYVQSFLQNYTALNELVEIIFNDTCADEMEVFLQYGRTAFPVPSPPCQPLSHVGAFTLRLLQTTTFQNTSFTDMEGLGLLEDIELGCLDKHTWSIHFCQPWVRPALPHVDWDTIENLLKVYLQKFRHLINEGAMQRDIPYPFVVQCMAGCVLYSNRTSQAFAYVGYNGQDFLSFDTENVTWTLSQDTELSRYVQSFLQNYTALNELVEIIFNDTCADEMEVFLQYGRTVLERQELPVATVFTRTPSLDQLLLVCHVTGFYPRPISVAWLRDGQEVPPGPALNTSTILPNADLTYQLRSVLAVAPRDGHSYVCRVRHHSLGTRSLLIPWGNSEVVLITGLVAGLLAAVAVAAMSVLWVWRQRKHQQMEESESRNSILSREA; encoded by the exons ATGCAGTCCCCTCgctgctgccttctctccctcctcctctacctcttcctcctctctgggACATGGGCAAACCTGGAGG GGGCCTTCACTCTCCGGCTGCTCCAGACCACCACCTTCCAAAACACCTCATTTACGGACATGGAGGGATTGGGCCTGCTTGAAGACATCGAACTTGGTTGTCTTGATAAACACACATGGTCCATCCActtctgccagccctgggtgcgcccagccctgccccacgtTGACTGGGACACCATTGAGAACCTACTTAAGGTCTATTTGCAGAAGTTCAGGCATCTGATCAACGAAGGGGCCATGCAAAGGGACATCCCCT ACCCCTTTGTGGTTCAGTGCATGGCAGGCTGTGTGCTGTACTCCAACAGAACCTCCCAGGCATTTGCCTATGTGGGTTACAACGGTCAGGATTTCCTCAGCTTTGATACAGAGAATGTCACCTGGACCCTCTCCCAGGACACCGAGTTGTCACGGTATGTCCAGTCATTTCTCCAGAACTACACTGCCTTGAATGAGCTGGTGGAAATAATCTTCAATGATACTTGTGCCGATGAAATGGAGGTGTTCCTGCAGTATGGGAGGACAGCTTTCCCAGTCCCATCTCCTCCCTGTCAACCCTTGTCTCATGTAGGGGCCTTCACTCTCCGGCTGCTCCAGACCACCACCTTCCAAAACACCTCATTTACGGACATGGAGGGATTGGGCCTGCTTGAAGACATCGAACTTGGTTGTCTTGATAAACACACATGGTCCATCCActtctgccagccctgggtgcgcccagccctgccccacgtTGACTGGGACACCATTGAGAACCTACTTAAGGTCTATTTGCAGAAGTTCAGGCATCTGATCAACGAAGGGGCCATGCAAAGGGACATCCCCT ACCCCTTTGTGGTTCAGTGCATGGCAGGCTGTGTGCTGTACTCCAACAGAACCTCCCAGGCATTTGCCTATGTGGGTTACAACGGTCAGGATTTCCTCAGCTTTGATACAGAGAATGTCACCTGGACCCTCTCCCAGGACACCGAGTTGTCACGGTATGTCCAGTCATTTCTCCAGAACTACACTGCCTTGAATGAGCTGGTGGAAATAATCTTCAATGATACTTGTGCCGATGAAATGGAGGTGTTCCTGCAGTATGGGAGGACAGTTCTGGAGAGACAAG AGTTGCCTGTGGCCACGGTCTTCACCCGCACCCCCAGCCTAGaccagctgctgcttgtttgcCATGTCACTGGCTTCTACCCCCGTCCCATCAGCGTGGCCTGGCTGCGGGATGGCCAGGAGGTGCCTCCGGGCCCGGCGCTCAACaccagcaccatcctgcccaACGCTGACCTCACCTACCAGCTCCGCAGCGTCCTGGCCGTGGCCCCCCGTGATGGGCACAGCTATGTCTGCCGTGTGCGCCACCACAGCCTGGGCACCCGCAGCCTTCTCATCCCATGGG GGAACTCAGAAGTGGTGCTGATCACAGGGCTCGTGGCTGGCCTGCTTGCAGCCGTGGCCGTAGCTGCCATGTCAGTGCTTTGGGTGTGGCGACAAAG AAAGCACCAACAGATGGAGGAATCTGAGTCCAGGAACTCCATCCTGAGCAGAGAAGCTTAG